The Uruburuella testudinis genome window below encodes:
- the carA gene encoding glutamine-hydrolyzing carbamoyl-phosphate synthase small subunit, whose protein sequence is MTTNAILVLADGSVFHGTSVGYHGTTSGEVVFNTSMTGYQEILTDPSYAKQIVTLTYPHIGNTGTNGEDVESRAVYAAGLIIRDLPLLHSNFRADESLQEYLVRNQTVAIADIDTRRLTRILRDKGAQAGAILVGEDATEAKAQALIAEFGSMVGKDLAKEVTCAQAYEWNEGEWKLGEGFGNPAKQYHVVAYDFGVKTNILRMLAERGCRLTVVPAQTPAEDVLALNPDGVFLSNGPGDPEPCDYAIAAVQKLLASKKPLFGICLGHQLLGLAVGGQTRKMPFGHHGANHPVQDLDSGKVMITSQNHGFEVDAASLPEHVRITHQSLFDGSLQGIELTGQAAFSFQGHPEASPGPHDVAYLFDKFIDNMKAAKGV, encoded by the coding sequence ATGACAACAAACGCCATTCTTGTGTTGGCAGACGGCAGCGTGTTTCACGGCACTTCGGTCGGCTATCACGGCACCACTTCGGGCGAGGTGGTTTTCAATACTTCGATGACCGGCTATCAGGAGATCCTGACCGACCCTTCATACGCCAAACAAATCGTTACCCTCACTTATCCGCACATCGGCAACACCGGCACCAACGGCGAAGATGTGGAAAGCCGCGCCGTGTATGCCGCCGGCCTGATTATCCGCGACCTGCCGCTTTTGCACAGCAACTTCCGTGCCGATGAAAGTTTGCAAGAATATCTGGTGCGCAACCAAACCGTGGCGATTGCCGATATCGACACCCGCCGCCTCACCCGCATCCTGCGCGACAAAGGCGCACAAGCGGGCGCGATTTTGGTGGGCGAAGATGCCACCGAAGCCAAAGCCCAAGCGCTGATTGCCGAATTCGGCAGCATGGTGGGCAAGGATTTGGCTAAAGAAGTAACGTGCGCTCAAGCCTACGAATGGAACGAAGGCGAATGGAAATTGGGCGAAGGTTTCGGCAATCCGGCCAAACAATACCATGTGGTGGCTTACGATTTCGGCGTCAAAACCAATATCTTGCGTATGCTCGCCGAACGCGGCTGCCGCCTCACCGTGGTGCCTGCGCAAACACCTGCTGAAGATGTGCTGGCGCTCAATCCTGACGGCGTATTTTTGTCGAACGGCCCGGGCGACCCCGAACCGTGTGATTACGCCATTGCCGCCGTGCAAAAATTATTGGCAAGCAAAAAACCGCTGTTCGGCATCTGCCTCGGCCACCAATTGCTCGGCTTGGCAGTGGGCGGCCAAACCCGAAAAATGCCCTTCGGCCACCACGGCGCCAACCATCCGGTGCAAGACTTGGACAGCGGCAAAGTGATGATTACCAGCCAAAACCACGGCTTTGAAGTCGATGCCGCCAGCCTGCCCGAGCATGTGCGCATCACGCATCAATCGCTGTTTGACGGCTCGCTGCAAGGTATCGAACTGACCGGACAGGCTGCGTTTTCATTCCAAGGCCACCCCGAAGCCAGCCCCGGCCCGCATGATGTGGCTTACTTGTTTGATAAATTTATCGACAATATGAAAGCGGCCAAGGGCGTTTGA
- a CDS encoding ComEA family DNA-binding protein, producing MKKLIWGALALISTGFSLAAVNINTAGEEELKALPGIGPSKAAAIVEYRSRNGNFKSVEELKNVKGIGDGIYNRLKDEASVSGAAAKKAKPALKKP from the coding sequence ATGAAAAAACTGATTTGGGGCGCACTGGCGCTGATAAGCACCGGCTTCTCGCTGGCGGCGGTCAACATCAACACCGCCGGGGAAGAAGAGCTCAAAGCCCTGCCGGGCATCGGCCCCTCGAAAGCGGCGGCGATTGTAGAGTACCGCAGCCGCAATGGCAACTTCAAAAGTGTGGAGGAGCTGAAGAACGTGAAGGGGATCGGAGACGGTATTTACAACCGTCTGAAGGATGAGGCTTCGGTATCGGGGGCGGCGGCGAAGAAGGCCAAGCCTGCGCTTAAGAAGCCGTGA
- a CDS encoding endonuclease domain-containing protein, giving the protein MSEKLLANNNAELLNHAKVMRREMTDAEQRLWHYLRAGRLNGYKFRRQQPMGRYIVDFVCVTPKLIVEADGGQHAEQAEYDEERSQYLHGLGFTVLRFWNDEILRQTDDVLAQILSVLQALARPPEK; this is encoded by the coding sequence ATGTCGGAAAAACTGTTGGCCAACAACAATGCCGAACTGCTCAATCATGCGAAAGTCATGCGGCGGGAAATGACCGACGCCGAGCAACGCCTGTGGCATTATCTGAGAGCAGGCCGTCTGAACGGCTATAAATTCCGCCGCCAACAGCCGATGGGCCGTTATATCGTAGATTTTGTATGCGTAACCCCCAAGCTGATTGTAGAAGCCGATGGCGGCCAACATGCCGAACAGGCCGAATATGATGAAGAGCGAAGCCAGTATTTGCATGGTTTGGGTTTTACCGTGTTGCGGTTTTGGAACGATGAAATTTTGCGGCAAACGGATGATGTATTGGCGCAAATTTTAAGCGTATTGCAGGCGTTGGCAAGGCCGCCTGAAAAATAA
- a CDS encoding PhzF family phenazine biosynthesis protein produces the protein MREYAFKIVNVFAESHFGGNPLAVFPDAVGLNDDEMQQIARQFNLSETVFAFAGSNGAAADVRIFTPGYELPLAGHPLVGVAAVLQQQQGLPEKFVLNTRAKAVLMQGSDGLMALQIQGYQGESMALPSGKLFEITGIPADKTAAQAFRLNSGVAQILLQVFDVTALKNIRVDLAALRSIYAPSETHVMIYLWCEQGDIVYSRMFFEQNGALVEDSGTGSAAANLGAYYALHGQSPLERTIHQGDEMGRPNRLYLRVDADENIGVGGRVVNVGEGAFRLP, from the coding sequence ATGCGCGAATATGCATTTAAAATTGTGAACGTGTTTGCCGAAAGCCATTTCGGCGGCAATCCGTTGGCGGTATTTCCCGATGCGGTAGGCTTGAATGATGATGAAATGCAGCAAATCGCCCGCCAGTTTAACCTGAGCGAAACCGTGTTTGCCTTTGCCGGCAGCAACGGCGCGGCAGCGGATGTGCGCATTTTTACGCCCGGCTATGAATTACCGCTGGCGGGGCACCCGTTGGTCGGTGTGGCGGCGGTGTTGCAACAGCAGCAGGGGCTGCCCGAAAAATTTGTGTTGAACACGCGTGCAAAAGCTGTGCTGATGCAGGGTTCAGACGGCCTGATGGCATTGCAGATTCAGGGCTATCAAGGTGAATCGATGGCGTTGCCGAGCGGCAAGCTGTTTGAAATTACCGGTATTCCGGCTGATAAAACCGCTGCTCAAGCTTTTCGTTTGAACAGCGGCGTCGCGCAGATTCTGTTGCAGGTATTTGATGTGACCGCGTTGAAAAACATTCGTGTGGATTTGGCGGCATTGCGCAGTATTTATGCGCCGTCTGAAACCCATGTGATGATTTATCTGTGGTGCGAACAGGGTGATATCGTTTATTCGCGCATGTTTTTTGAGCAAAACGGCGCATTGGTGGAAGACAGCGGCACCGGTTCTGCCGCCGCCAACCTCGGCGCCTATTATGCCTTGCACGGCCAAAGTCCGCTTGAGCGCACGATTCATCAGGGCGATGAGATGGGCCGCCCCAACCGCCTGTATTTGCGTGTGGATGCCGATGAAAATATTGGGGTAGGCGGGCGCGTGGTGAACGTGGGCGAGGGCGCGTTTAGGTTGCCGTGA
- the speA gene encoding arginine decarboxylase, producing the protein MSWTVNDSAGLYGIRHWGDRYFSVSEQGHVVVKPNDDSDVQVDLYDLVSQLNERGQDLPMLFRFPDILQDRVALLCAAFNRSIRKNEYRGQYTAIYPIKVNQQESVVKNIIVPKNDEVSIGLEAGSKPELMIVLAFAPKGGTIVCNGYKDREFIRLALMGQRLGHQVFIVIEKESEVDLVIEESKNLGVKANLGLRVRLSSLASSKWADTGGDKGKFGLSAAQLISAAEKLTAAGLADTVKLMHFHMGSQISNISDYRTGFKEAVRYFAELRDLGLPIEYVDVGGGLGVDYDGTHSRNASSINYDIGEYSHVIVSMLAEYCNENNVPHPNIFSESGRAMTAHHAVLVMNVTDVERLPEHIPEIEDEEALSFATKKLITKLEDANDSEMVTETYYRIGHYLTEVIGLYLEGKVSLREKALAEQLHAVLCRRLKSQLQASQRSQRQVFDDLTDKLADKYFCNFSVFQSLPDTWAIGQVLPIMPIHRLNEKPARRAILQDLTCDSDGKVSQYVDQQSIESSMPIHEPRTGEPYLLGVFMVGAYQEILGDMHNLFGDTDSVNVYVRDNGHIEFGGMEEHDTIEDMLRYVHLSPEEVLNKFEEKSRWAKLGKLEHNLYFAEFCRGLKQSSYLSLEDNG; encoded by the coding sequence ATGTCTTGGACAGTAAACGACAGTGCAGGCTTGTATGGTATCCGCCATTGGGGCGACCGTTATTTCTCTGTAAGCGAGCAGGGGCATGTGGTTGTGAAGCCGAATGACGATAGTGATGTGCAGGTTGATTTATACGATTTGGTCAGTCAGCTGAATGAGCGCGGACAAGATTTGCCGATGTTGTTTCGCTTCCCTGATATTCTGCAAGACCGTGTGGCGCTTCTATGCGCAGCTTTTAATCGGTCTATCCGTAAAAATGAGTATCGGGGGCAATATACTGCGATTTATCCGATTAAGGTTAACCAACAAGAATCAGTGGTTAAAAACATTATCGTGCCGAAAAACGATGAAGTATCCATTGGTTTGGAAGCCGGTTCAAAGCCCGAACTGATGATTGTATTGGCTTTTGCACCTAAAGGCGGCACCATTGTATGCAATGGTTATAAAGACCGTGAATTTATCCGCCTCGCACTGATGGGGCAGCGGCTCGGCCACCAAGTGTTTATCGTGATTGAGAAAGAATCCGAAGTAGACTTGGTGATTGAAGAATCTAAAAATCTCGGTGTCAAAGCCAATCTCGGCCTGCGGGTACGCTTGTCTTCGCTGGCTTCCAGCAAATGGGCGGACACCGGCGGCGATAAAGGCAAATTTGGTTTATCGGCGGCGCAATTGATTTCCGCGGCTGAAAAGCTGACTGCCGCAGGCCTGGCTGACACGGTCAAACTGATGCATTTTCATATGGGTTCGCAAATTTCCAATATTTCAGACTATCGAACCGGCTTTAAAGAAGCTGTGCGTTATTTTGCAGAATTGCGCGATTTGGGTTTGCCGATTGAATATGTCGATGTCGGCGGGGGGCTGGGTGTGGATTACGACGGCACTCATTCGCGCAATGCCAGCTCAATCAATTACGATATTGGCGAATATTCGCACGTAATCGTTTCAATGTTGGCCGAATATTGCAATGAAAACAACGTACCGCATCCCAATATTTTTTCCGAATCCGGCCGTGCGATGACGGCGCATCATGCTGTATTGGTGATGAACGTCACCGATGTTGAGCGCTTGCCCGAACATATTCCTGAAATTGAAGACGAAGAGGCGCTGTCGTTTGCCACTAAAAAGCTGATTACCAAGCTGGAAGATGCCAACGACAGTGAAATGGTTACGGAAACGTATTACCGTATCGGCCATTATCTCACTGAGGTCATCGGTTTATATCTTGAAGGCAAAGTATCCTTACGCGAAAAAGCCTTGGCCGAACAATTGCATGCCGTATTGTGCCGCCGTCTGAAAAGCCAGCTGCAAGCCAGCCAGCGCTCTCAGCGGCAAGTGTTTGACGACCTGACTGATAAGCTGGCCGACAAATATTTTTGCAATTTTTCCGTATTCCAAAGCCTGCCCGACACTTGGGCCATCGGCCAGGTGTTGCCGATTATGCCGATTCACCGGCTTAACGAAAAACCTGCCCGCCGCGCCATTTTGCAAGATCTGACCTGCGATTCAGACGGCAAAGTCAGCCAATATGTTGATCAGCAAAGCATCGAATCGAGTATGCCCATACACGAACCGCGCACAGGCGAACCCTATCTGCTCGGTGTATTTATGGTGGGTGCTTACCAGGAAATTCTCGGCGATATGCATAACCTCTTTGGTGACACCGATTCGGTCAACGTTTACGTACGCGACAATGGGCATATCGAATTCGGCGGTATGGAGGAGCACGACACCATCGAAGACATGCTGCGCTATGTGCACCTTTCACCCGAAGAAGTGCTGAACAAGTTTGAAGAAAAATCACGTTGGGCGAAACTGGGCAAGCTGGAGCACAATTTATACTTTGCCGAATTCTGCCGCGGTTTGAAACAAAGTTCGTATTTGAGTTTGGAAGATAACGGCTGA
- a CDS encoding alpha/beta hydrolase, which produces MHIKNKIKRSYCALSAVLLAVLPVSAYAEPAVPSWQSCHRAEFKSWFTADNPAEPSLQCAWLGVPLSYQADDAAAPAREVKLALTRLPAKAAKGSIVFIAGGPGESGINPNVAASAATRHLLREYDLIGYAPRGVAPSVPAIACPLPEGAPADDGKAFVDACVKGTGADTLKYLSTREAVEDVESIRRALAVSKLNLIGYSYGTKVAALYAERYPAHLRAAVLDGVVDLAEDFTAQRMAQEQGYQQTFERFAEWCAENRRHCPLAAAPDQAVSRLHTLLARLDQAPLRDQKGETIDADALIGLMGDNMLWQEDWPDLAQALIGLQQGRSGGYNRLKYRAEPAGDEDALTVINCADAALQLPRQQELQRLRQIDAASRFDNYRVKSDEALLEPCSYWPHPGTDTAHTPQPDSKLPKLLFVAQTHDGTTPYRNAEKMAKAFNSHLLTRNGNGHTLALQGLSACVDKQVAAYLRHPAAFKQTQLCGSE; this is translated from the coding sequence ATGCATATAAAAAATAAAATCAAGCGCAGTTATTGTGCCTTATCGGCTGTTTTGCTGGCCGTTTTGCCGGTAAGCGCGTATGCCGAGCCTGCTGTGCCGTCATGGCAAAGCTGTCATCGGGCTGAATTCAAAAGCTGGTTTACTGCCGACAATCCCGCCGAGCCGAGTCTGCAATGTGCATGGCTGGGTGTGCCGCTGTCTTATCAGGCAGACGATGCCGCCGCGCCTGCCCGCGAGGTAAAGCTGGCGCTTACCCGTCTGCCTGCCAAAGCAGCCAAAGGCAGCATTGTGTTTATTGCCGGCGGGCCCGGGGAATCGGGCATCAACCCGAATGTGGCAGCAAGCGCGGCCACACGGCATTTGCTGCGCGAATACGATTTAATCGGCTATGCACCGCGCGGCGTGGCTCCGTCTGTGCCGGCCATCGCCTGCCCGCTGCCCGAAGGCGCGCCGGCCGATGATGGTAAGGCTTTTGTAGATGCCTGCGTAAAAGGCACGGGTGCAGATACCCTGAAATATTTGAGCACCCGTGAAGCCGTGGAAGATGTTGAATCTATCCGCCGCGCTTTGGCGGTATCCAAGTTGAATCTGATCGGCTATTCCTACGGCACCAAAGTGGCGGCGCTGTATGCCGAGCGCTATCCCGCTCATCTGCGCGCCGCCGTGCTCGACGGCGTGGTAGACTTGGCAGAAGACTTTACCGCCCAACGTATGGCGCAGGAGCAGGGCTATCAGCAAACTTTTGAGCGCTTTGCCGAATGGTGTGCGGAAAACCGGCGCCATTGCCCGCTGGCAGCCGCGCCCGATCAGGCCGTCAGCCGCCTGCATACTTTGTTGGCGCGCCTTGATCAGGCGCCGTTGCGCGATCAAAAAGGCGAAACCATTGATGCCGATGCACTCATCGGCCTGATGGGCGACAATATGCTGTGGCAGGAAGACTGGCCGGATTTGGCGCAAGCCCTCATTGGTTTGCAGCAAGGCCGCAGCGGCGGCTACAACCGCTTGAAATACCGTGCAGAACCGGCCGGCGATGAAGACGCGCTCACCGTCATCAACTGTGCCGATGCCGCCTTGCAACTGCCGAGGCAGCAAGAATTGCAGCGTTTGCGCCAAATCGATGCGGCTTCGCGTTTCGACAACTATCGTGTGAAAAGCGATGAAGCATTGTTGGAGCCGTGCTCGTATTGGCCGCATCCCGGCACCGATACGGCACACACGCCCCAACCCGACAGCAAGCTGCCGAAACTGCTGTTTGTGGCGCAAACCCACGACGGCACCACGCCTTACCGCAATGCCGAAAAGATGGCAAAAGCCTTTAACAGCCACCTGCTCACCCGCAACGGCAACGGCCACACGCTGGCCTTGCAAGGCTTGAGCGCGTGTGTTGATAAACAAGTGGCTGCTTATTTGCGCCATCCGGCGGCGTTTAAGCAAACGCAGCTGTGCGGCAGTGAATAA
- the leuE gene encoding leucine efflux protein LeuE, translated as MFGITDLPTYIIGTIAVILLPGPNSMYCLAVAGQHGVKAAYRSVAGILLGDSVLMLATVLGAGALLKAVPELFHALKLVGGLYLAYIGWNLLRGAAKKWQARMRPSESETPFENPAQMPRHIFKRALLLSLTNPKAILFFLSFFVQFADPAYPQPGLTFLALSVILQIISFAYLSMLIFAGLRLTRAFRRHQQASALGMGTVGAMFVGFAVKLWTAAV; from the coding sequence ATGTTCGGCATCACCGATTTACCGACCTACATCATCGGCACCATTGCCGTTATTCTGCTGCCCGGCCCCAATTCCATGTATTGTTTGGCGGTGGCTGGGCAGCATGGTGTAAAAGCCGCTTACCGCTCGGTGGCCGGGATTCTGCTCGGCGACAGCGTGCTGATGCTGGCCACGGTGCTGGGTGCGGGCGCCTTGCTCAAAGCGGTGCCGGAATTGTTTCATGCGTTGAAGCTGGTGGGCGGTTTGTATTTGGCTTATATCGGCTGGAACCTGCTGCGCGGTGCGGCAAAAAAATGGCAGGCGCGCATGAGGCCGTCTGAAAGCGAAACGCCGTTTGAAAATCCTGCCCAAATGCCGCGTCATATTTTCAAACGCGCGCTGCTGCTGAGCTTGACCAATCCGAAAGCGATATTGTTTTTCCTATCGTTTTTCGTGCAATTTGCCGACCCTGCCTATCCGCAGCCGGGGCTGACCTTTCTGGCGCTGTCGGTGATTCTGCAAATCATCAGCTTTGCCTATCTGAGTATGCTGATATTTGCCGGTTTGCGCCTCACCCGTGCGTTCAGACGGCATCAACAAGCTTCGGCGCTGGGTATGGGCACGGTGGGTGCGATGTTTGTCGGCTTTGCCGTAAAACTGTGGACAGCGGCGGTTTGA
- a CDS encoding pilus assembly protein translates to MPFGDASSSLFTGEREQNEIYTCSENNTCAMYTELGMSHFTDIAHNQDLITKDMNLGYGKGRDKENGEFDDKNFKNQTITTHTIGFGEHIPMMSYAAEKGGGTYHYVSGDRSSVTNLTAAIRDIVNNVSTAVADFSSAAPEISRADNQITSAQTLSLNTANWSSQLRFYAVGENNVINPDSYTLANYAPANSVAVISTDNGAQRLADSNTALNNRVFSLPANAEATQWQRLANWLTRRADDAATGYRVRSPEADRYLGDVLGSSLTALGLASKSGYDYGASNQEFLAVGSNDGMAHIYRKTGIANDAYTDVFQYIPGLARNQENKTINERLQLTAAEGYGAQNPNTHQNLVNGPISWHETFAADNRSRVYLTGTLGQGGRAAYALNIAGVDSNNSLVGLDGGNQTANVPLWDTSSAQIGAAKAGVDGIIGHTFGLPFNGRVALAGSVAAKAAQYQSDIRYVTLLGSGFDPAADAEGNYPVPSVFVLDSLGINAGADASGRYLNPTTAPQGALLRRISVAGLADNISTATPKGLTSPTGLDIDGDGLWDVAYAGDQNGNVYRFDFRAEQSRWNAEIIFKGSSSQPVTAQPNVYRSTLNGRVTVLFGTGSELYSSDLHDTGLQHFYGIQDPLTDQADIGGDLPASQSGLYPLTPASTALLARSYRQSGERRWFTDLQAFDYSAHKGWYMALTDNGTLEGERVVTMPEVGGTKSRGGSVLFTTRIFKPVVSSNTPSCTAPAATAASGFLMAVNAETGGRAPGLRFLKDDQDMIGMYYGGSLSAPKLYSSNTFDQGVFGGSRSGASYRFNSNPVIPPGCTRDTAQVGVASSQSGASVLEMYCPASPSIRRISWREIF, encoded by the coding sequence ATGCCGTTTGGAGATGCTTCATCCAGCTTGTTTACAGGTGAGCGTGAACAAAACGAGATTTATACCTGCTCTGAAAATAACACCTGCGCCATGTATACGGAGTTGGGCATGTCGCACTTTACCGATATCGCGCATAATCAGGATTTGATTACCAAAGACATGAATCTGGGTTATGGCAAGGGGCGCGACAAAGAAAACGGTGAGTTTGATGATAAAAATTTCAAAAATCAAACCATCACAACACACACCATTGGTTTCGGTGAGCACATCCCGATGATGAGCTATGCTGCTGAAAAAGGTGGTGGCACTTATCATTATGTAAGCGGTGATAGAAGCAGTGTTACGAATTTGACGGCGGCAATCCGGGATATTGTGAATAATGTTTCTACCGCTGTCGCAGACTTTTCATCCGCCGCCCCCGAAATCAGCCGTGCCGATAATCAGATTACCTCCGCCCAAACGCTGTCGTTGAACACGGCCAATTGGTCGAGCCAGCTGCGCTTTTATGCCGTGGGCGAAAATAATGTGATTAATCCCGACAGCTACACGCTTGCCAACTATGCACCGGCCAACTCAGTTGCCGTGATCAGCACCGATAACGGCGCGCAACGTTTGGCGGACAGCAATACCGCATTGAATAACCGGGTGTTTTCACTGCCCGCAAATGCGGAAGCAACGCAATGGCAGCGCTTGGCAAACTGGCTGACCCGCCGCGCTGATGATGCCGCTACCGGCTACCGTGTGCGCTCGCCTGAGGCTGATCGCTATCTGGGCGATGTGTTGGGCAGCAGCCTGACCGCCTTGGGGTTGGCCAGCAAAAGCGGTTATGATTATGGTGCCTCCAATCAGGAATTTCTGGCGGTCGGCTCGAATGACGGCATGGCTCACATTTACCGTAAAACCGGCATCGCCAATGATGCGTATACCGATGTTTTCCAATATATTCCCGGCCTTGCGCGCAATCAGGAAAACAAAACCATCAACGAGCGCCTGCAACTTACGGCGGCGGAAGGCTATGGCGCCCAAAACCCAAACACCCATCAAAATCTGGTCAACGGCCCCATCAGTTGGCATGAAACCTTTGCTGCCGACAACCGCAGCCGTGTGTATCTGACCGGCACGTTAGGGCAGGGCGGCAGGGCGGCTTATGCGTTGAATATTGCCGGGGTTGACAGCAATAACAGCCTGGTCGGCCTGGATGGCGGCAATCAGACGGCCAATGTGCCGCTGTGGGATACCTCCTCGGCGCAAATCGGTGCAGCCAAAGCAGGGGTAGACGGCATCATCGGCCATACCTTCGGGCTGCCCTTCAACGGACGCGTGGCGCTGGCAGGCAGCGTGGCTGCAAAAGCCGCACAATATCAATCAGATATCCGCTATGTCACCCTATTGGGCAGCGGCTTTGATCCGGCCGCCGATGCGGAAGGCAATTACCCGGTGCCGTCGGTGTTTGTGCTCGACAGCTTGGGCATTAATGCCGGCGCTGATGCTTCGGGCCGTTATTTGAACCCGACCACCGCGCCGCAAGGGGCTTTGTTGCGCCGAATCAGCGTGGCCGGCCTGGCAGACAATATCAGCACCGCCACCCCCAAAGGGCTGACTTCGCCCACCGGATTGGATATCGACGGCGACGGCTTGTGGGATGTCGCTTATGCGGGCGATCAAAACGGTAATGTTTACCGTTTTGATTTCCGCGCCGAACAAAGCAGATGGAATGCGGAAATTATCTTTAAAGGCAGCAGCAGCCAGCCGGTAACCGCGCAGCCGAATGTTTACCGCAGCACCCTCAATGGCCGCGTTACCGTGCTGTTCGGCACCGGCAGCGAGCTTTACAGCAGTGATTTGCATGATACCGGCTTGCAGCACTTTTACGGCATTCAAGACCCGCTCACCGATCAGGCCGATATCGGCGGCGATTTGCCGGCAAGCCAATCAGGGCTTTATCCGCTCACACCCGCCAGCACCGCCTTACTGGCGCGCAGCTACCGGCAATCCGGCGAACGCCGTTGGTTTACCGATTTGCAGGCATTTGATTACAGCGCCCATAAAGGTTGGTATATGGCACTCACCGATAACGGCACTTTGGAAGGCGAGCGCGTGGTCACCATGCCCGAAGTGGGCGGCACAAAAAGCCGCGGCGGCTCGGTGTTGTTTACCACCCGCATCTTCAAGCCCGTTGTCAGCAGCAACACACCCAGTTGCACCGCGCCGGCCGCCACCGCTGCGTCGGGCTTCCTGATGGCGGTTAACGCAGAAACCGGCGGACGTGCGCCCGGGTTGCGGTTTTTGAAAGATGATCAAGACATGATCGGCATGTATTACGGCGGCAGCCTTTCCGCACCGAAACTGTATAGCAGCAATACTTTTGACCAAGGCGTGTTCGGCGGCTCCCGCTCCGGCGCTTCTTATCGTTTCAACAGCAACCCCGTGATTCCGCCCGGCTGCACGCGTGATACGGCGCAAGTGGGGGTGGCCAGCAGTCAAAGCGGTGCTTCGGTGTTGGAGATGTATTGCCCGGCTTCGCCCTCGATCAGGCGCATTTCATGGCGTGAGATTTTTTAA